The following coding sequences are from one Paenibacillus tundrae window:
- a CDS encoding ABC transporter ATP-binding protein, with product MKDTSLLRINELGIRFTKRDQHTDVLHHISLDIREGEILCLVGESGSGKSVAAKSIMQLLPRPAAQYTHGQIWFDGQDLLTLNEKQMQRIRGKRIAMVFQDALSALNPVYTIGTQMVDVIRLHAPKRISKKAALEEAKSWLTQVEIRNVDDVVKQYPFQLSGGMRQRVMIAMALSSRPELLLADEPTTALDVTVQAQILRLILKLKEQYGMTVLFITHDLGVVHEIADRVIVMRHGNLVEEGTKEAIFGRPEHPYTKQLLNSMPRIYFEGVDI from the coding sequence ATGAAAGACACATCACTCCTGCGCATCAATGAATTGGGCATTCGTTTCACCAAGCGTGACCAACATACGGACGTGCTTCATCATATTTCCTTGGATATCCGTGAGGGTGAAATATTGTGCCTAGTTGGTGAGTCGGGAAGCGGAAAGAGCGTTGCCGCCAAATCAATTATGCAATTGTTACCACGACCTGCTGCACAATATACCCATGGACAGATCTGGTTCGACGGTCAGGATTTGCTGACCTTAAATGAGAAACAGATGCAACGTATTCGTGGCAAACGGATTGCCATGGTCTTCCAAGATGCACTGAGTGCGTTAAACCCGGTCTACACGATTGGAACCCAAATGGTGGATGTCATTCGTTTGCACGCGCCAAAAAGAATCAGCAAAAAAGCCGCGCTTGAAGAAGCAAAATCCTGGTTAACCCAGGTAGAGATCCGCAATGTGGATGACGTTGTGAAGCAGTATCCGTTTCAGTTGTCTGGTGGAATGAGGCAGCGTGTCATGATTGCAATGGCCTTGTCTTCTCGACCTGAATTGCTGCTTGCAGATGAGCCGACAACAGCATTGGATGTGACGGTTCAAGCTCAGATTTTGCGGTTAATCCTGAAGCTGAAAGAGCAATATGGCATGACGGTGCTGTTCATTACGCATGATCTTGGTGTGGTTCACGAGATTGCTGACCGTGTTATCGTAATGAGACATGGCAATCTGGTTGAAGAAGGTACGAAGGAAGCGATATTCGGGCGACCGGAACATCCATACACCAAGCAGCTGCTAAACAGCATGCCCCGTATTTATTTTGAGGGGGTGGACATATGA
- a CDS encoding ABC transporter permease has product MKKRSLLRANAKGIASIGSLTVIFVLTVFAPLFAPFDPYRQSLQDILIPPGSTYSGDGAMSLLGTDQLGRDVLSRLLYGGRLSLWISIVAVVISGVLGSIIGIVAGYFGGKTDAVLMRLADIQMSIPSMLLAIVMVAVLGSGLTNIVIVLAVTGWVTFARVVRSQVLSLKELEYVEAAKAMGVPSISIMAKHILPNTLYTIATQAALQMSHMILLAAALSFLGLGIDVSTPSWGGMVNDGKSYISSAWWLSTIPGLAIALVIMTINLFGDWLRDRAEFR; this is encoded by the coding sequence ATGAAAAAACGATCTTTGCTTCGTGCCAATGCCAAGGGCATTGCCAGCATAGGTTCGTTGACCGTCATCTTCGTGCTGACGGTCTTTGCCCCGCTATTCGCGCCATTCGATCCGTATAGGCAGTCATTGCAGGATATCCTTATCCCACCAGGGAGCACGTATAGTGGAGACGGCGCAATGAGCTTGCTTGGCACTGATCAATTGGGCAGGGATGTGCTCAGCAGATTGTTATATGGGGGCAGACTCTCGCTCTGGATCAGCATTGTCGCCGTTGTCATTTCCGGTGTGCTGGGCAGTATTATTGGAATCGTAGCCGGGTACTTCGGTGGTAAAACGGATGCGGTATTAATGCGTCTAGCTGATATCCAGATGTCCATCCCAAGCATGCTGCTCGCCATCGTTATGGTTGCTGTGCTTGGGTCAGGTCTCACGAATATTGTTATTGTGCTGGCAGTTACAGGTTGGGTGACCTTTGCACGTGTTGTTCGTAGTCAGGTACTCTCGTTGAAAGAGTTGGAGTACGTCGAAGCAGCCAAAGCCATGGGTGTGCCGAGCATCAGTATCATGGCGAAGCATATTTTACCAAACACCCTGTATACGATCGCTACACAAGCTGCCTTACAGATGTCACACATGATCTTGCTCGCGGCAGCATTAAGCTTCCTTGGGCTCGGTATTGATGTGTCTACACCATCTTGGGGCGGAATGGTGAATGACGGTAAGAGTTATATCAGTTCGGCATGGTGGTTGTCTACGATACCGGGTCTGGCTATTGCTCTGGTCATTATGACAATTAATTTGTTCGGCGATTGGCTTAGAGACCGAGCGGAGTTCCGATGA
- a CDS encoding ABC transporter permease, producing the protein MKHYVLKRLGQSVLAVLGAATLVFFIIRLSGDPARLMLPPEASEEQVTALRESLGFNQPLWMQYIDYLKNLFTGDLGNSLYYKESALKLVLERMPATIDLAMFAIVIAVTVGLLAGIVSAYKKNSWIDYVVNGWIFLTQSLPVFWIGIVLIMIFAVNLHWLPTSGNRGLESIILPALTLAAYPIAPIARTMRASLIEVMDKGYMITSQAQGFSKPSRILKRGLKNAFLPVITVISLEFGVMIAGAVVTETIFSWPGVGQLIIQGVSNRDFPLVQASILVISIIYIAITLVTDLIYHRLDPRIKVH; encoded by the coding sequence TTGAAGCATTACGTGCTTAAACGTTTGGGACAATCGGTACTTGCAGTCCTCGGTGCGGCAACGCTTGTATTTTTCATTATTCGCTTGTCAGGTGATCCGGCGCGCCTAATGCTTCCACCTGAAGCGAGCGAAGAACAGGTGACCGCGCTTCGAGAGAGCTTAGGGTTCAATCAACCTCTCTGGATGCAGTACATCGATTATCTAAAAAACCTATTTACTGGCGATTTGGGAAACTCGCTGTATTACAAAGAATCCGCGCTGAAGCTGGTGCTTGAACGAATGCCAGCGACCATAGATCTGGCCATGTTTGCAATCGTTATTGCGGTCACTGTTGGTTTGCTGGCAGGGATCGTGTCGGCGTATAAAAAGAATAGCTGGATCGACTATGTGGTCAACGGTTGGATTTTCTTAACTCAATCACTGCCAGTATTCTGGATTGGTATCGTGTTAATCATGATTTTTGCAGTCAATCTCCACTGGTTGCCAACGTCAGGCAATCGCGGATTGGAGTCGATTATACTACCAGCACTGACTTTAGCAGCGTACCCGATTGCTCCGATTGCTCGTACGATGCGAGCCTCTCTTATTGAAGTCATGGACAAGGGGTATATGATTACAAGTCAAGCTCAAGGATTCTCCAAACCTAGCCGGATTTTGAAACGCGGGCTCAAAAACGCGTTTCTGCCGGTTATTACCGTCATTAGCCTGGAATTCGGAGTCATGATCGCTGGCGCAGTGGTGACTGAAACGATTTTCTCATGGCCAGGTGTGGGGCAGTTGATCATACAAGGTGTTAGCAACCGCGATTTCCCGTTGGTGCAGGCAAGTATTCTTGTGATCAGCATCATCTATATCGCCATTACACTTGTGACGGATCTGATCTACCATCGCCTTGATCCAAGAATCAAAGTGCACTAA
- a CDS encoding ABC transporter substrate-binding protein, with protein MKKSKFLLILTLLAVFAAGCSTTSKSGAGEEATGEGQDQKLEITIARAFDVNGLDPGFLTENAQVVDNIFDTLVKRDAEEKLVPGLATSWSQIDDTTWQFKLREGVTFTNGEAFNADAVKYSLDRVLDPANNAPTASYVSTIQEVNVVDEYTVNVVTKKPDPLVPTRFNRYPTEIVPPKYAEEVGQEQFAQKPIGTGPYQFVSWDKGSNVVLEANPNYWGGEPDVKKVTFRSIPEASTRVSALLNGEVDLITAVSPEDREKIESSSTARLSTVERAGNTVYVGFKTDVKPFDDPKVRQALNYAIDVKSIVDKVLQGAAVQTNSLIGPKDFGYAGEPEGYSYDPEKAKQLLAEAGYPNGFSATLDTVSWYIKNTDVAQVIAEQLKAVGVNIKVNNVESSVYRTLVPAGKQSDMYVLGWSSTNTLDADAAIYAILRSGESYSTYANKDVDAKLDEARSVTDEAKRKQLYQEIQDEVLKDAPRIFLYQENQYYGVSDGLKWDGRVDGSIPVSTISAGNE; from the coding sequence ATGAAAAAGAGTAAGTTTCTTCTAATCCTGACACTGTTGGCCGTATTCGCCGCAGGCTGCTCTACAACGAGTAAATCAGGAGCGGGTGAAGAAGCAACAGGTGAAGGGCAAGATCAAAAACTAGAAATCACGATTGCCCGCGCATTTGACGTAAACGGATTGGATCCGGGCTTTCTGACCGAAAATGCACAGGTCGTGGACAATATCTTCGATACCTTGGTTAAACGGGACGCAGAAGAAAAACTTGTACCTGGTCTAGCGACAAGCTGGAGTCAAATCGATGATACAACATGGCAATTCAAACTGCGTGAGGGAGTAACCTTCACCAATGGCGAGGCGTTCAATGCCGATGCAGTGAAGTACTCCCTTGATCGTGTGCTTGATCCAGCGAACAATGCACCGACAGCTAGTTATGTATCTACGATCCAAGAAGTCAACGTTGTTGATGAGTACACGGTTAACGTTGTAACGAAGAAACCTGACCCACTTGTACCAACACGGTTTAATCGTTATCCAACTGAAATTGTACCTCCCAAATATGCTGAAGAAGTAGGACAAGAGCAATTTGCTCAAAAACCGATCGGCACAGGCCCATACCAGTTCGTAAGCTGGGATAAAGGCAGCAATGTAGTATTAGAAGCTAACCCGAATTACTGGGGCGGCGAACCTGATGTGAAGAAGGTTACTTTCCGTTCTATTCCTGAAGCTTCGACACGTGTAAGCGCGCTGTTGAACGGTGAGGTAGATCTGATTACAGCGGTATCTCCAGAAGATCGTGAGAAAATCGAATCATCGTCTACTGCACGTCTCTCCACAGTTGAACGTGCGGGCAATACAGTATATGTCGGCTTCAAAACCGATGTAAAACCATTTGATGATCCAAAAGTAAGACAAGCCCTGAACTATGCTATCGATGTTAAATCTATTGTAGATAAAGTGCTTCAAGGCGCTGCGGTTCAAACGAATAGCTTGATTGGTCCAAAAGACTTCGGATATGCTGGCGAACCAGAAGGGTATAGCTATGATCCGGAAAAAGCGAAGCAATTGTTAGCAGAAGCAGGTTACCCGAACGGATTCTCCGCAACACTGGATACAGTAAGTTGGTACATCAAAAACACGGATGTTGCGCAAGTCATTGCAGAGCAACTCAAAGCCGTTGGCGTAAATATCAAAGTTAATAACGTAGAAAGTTCGGTATATCGCACACTCGTACCTGCGGGCAAACAATCGGATATGTATGTACTTGGTTGGAGCAGTACGAACACGCTTGATGCAGATGCAGCGATCTATGCCATTCTTCGTTCAGGAGAGTCTTACTCCACTTATGCGAATAAGGACGTAGATGCTAAGCTGGATGAGGCCAGATCAGTTACAGATGAGGCTAAACGCAAACAGCTTTATCAAGAGATCCAAGATGAAGTGTTGAAAGATGCACCACGTATTTTCCTGTATCAGGAGAACCAGTACTATGGGGTATCTGATGGATTGAAATGGGACGGCCGTGTGGATGGCTCCATTCCGGTATCGACGATTTCAGCAGGTAACGAGTAA
- a CDS encoding succinylglutamate desuccinylase/aspartoacylase domain-containing protein codes for MHQSLSAASIFAKPYPVYASLEQAFRQQPSASVSRIQEIHEEQTIVLFLIKGIQEGPTVWVQAALHGDEHDGIIACAKLMNDIVPEHLSGNLILCPVTNPTAMLAGTNGSPLDGINLNRVFGQNATDASYSGRYGRWLANNIIAYADFLIDLHGGGRWLDVCPFAMVASDHDAAFERSMAVLNKIPLTATYVCQSGTKGMLINEVCQQGIPAVLLESGGGNYWTSRAVDTHLQAVQVILDQLGVYPSVQFSQAEETPGMNRKPAQISDIVEMRFETSGLLTFSRQVGENARLGEELMRVLSYPGLEEQSIICPIEHGVILSIHAASTVHQNGYAVMLGKLA; via the coding sequence ATGCATCAGTCCCTATCGGCAGCTTCCATTTTTGCAAAACCATATCCCGTTTATGCAAGTCTGGAACAAGCTTTCAGACAACAACCCTCGGCAAGTGTATCCCGAATTCAAGAGATTCATGAGGAGCAAACAATCGTTTTGTTTCTGATCAAGGGGATCCAAGAGGGGCCGACGGTATGGGTACAGGCTGCGCTGCATGGAGACGAGCATGATGGCATTATCGCTTGCGCTAAACTTATGAATGATATTGTGCCGGAGCATTTGTCTGGGAATCTGATATTGTGTCCTGTCACGAATCCAACCGCGATGCTTGCGGGAACGAATGGCAGTCCACTGGATGGCATAAACCTGAACCGGGTTTTTGGTCAAAATGCAACAGATGCTTCATACTCCGGTCGTTATGGTCGCTGGCTGGCTAACAATATCATCGCATATGCCGATTTTCTGATTGATCTGCATGGAGGCGGTCGCTGGTTGGATGTCTGTCCGTTTGCGATGGTAGCAAGCGACCATGATGCTGCATTCGAGCGTAGTATGGCGGTACTAAATAAAATTCCGCTTACAGCCACGTATGTCTGCCAGTCGGGTACCAAAGGGATGTTGATTAATGAAGTGTGTCAACAGGGGATTCCGGCCGTCTTACTGGAGAGTGGAGGAGGCAATTACTGGACTTCCAGAGCCGTGGATACGCATCTACAAGCCGTTCAGGTGATCCTTGATCAACTTGGCGTATATCCATCCGTACAATTTTCTCAGGCGGAAGAAACACCTGGCATGAACCGAAAACCTGCACAGATCTCTGACATCGTTGAAATGAGATTTGAAACGAGCGGTTTGTTAACGTTTAGTAGGCAAGTTGGAGAGAACGCTCGGCTAGGGGAAGAGCTAATGCGCGTACTGTCATATCCGGGACTTGAAGAGCAGTCCATAATCTGTCCCATTGAACATGGTGTCATTTTATCCATTCATGCAGCATCGACAGTTCATCAGAACGGTTACGCGGTCATGTTGGGCAAATTAGCATAA
- a CDS encoding metal-dependent hydrolase: MKVTYHGHSVVRIETNGKSIWIDPFITGNTNTDLDASSIKADVILLTHGHGDHVGDTVDIAKRNNALVIASAELADLLSWEGLNTHAMSIGGSYTFDFGKVKITQAFHSSSYVDPETRTIIYTGMPTGILFTAEGKTVFHAGDTGLFYDMKVIGERNDIDLAFLPIGDNHTMGAEDASVAAEWLQAKQVVPIHFNTFPFIQQDPHAFVSLLPNGVGKVLEPGEGIEL, encoded by the coding sequence GTGAAAGTAACTTATCATGGGCATTCTGTTGTTAGAATCGAAACGAATGGAAAAAGCATTTGGATTGATCCGTTTATTACAGGTAACACAAATACGGATCTAGATGCGTCGAGTATAAAAGCAGATGTAATTCTGTTAACGCATGGACATGGGGATCATGTGGGGGATACTGTAGATATCGCCAAGCGGAATAATGCCTTGGTTATTGCCTCCGCTGAACTGGCTGATTTACTAAGCTGGGAAGGTCTAAATACACATGCGATGAGCATCGGCGGATCTTATACATTTGACTTTGGAAAAGTAAAGATAACACAGGCTTTTCATAGTTCAAGTTATGTAGATCCAGAGACAAGAACAATCATCTACACAGGCATGCCTACCGGAATACTGTTCACTGCTGAGGGCAAAACCGTGTTTCATGCAGGAGATACGGGACTGTTTTATGATATGAAGGTAATTGGAGAACGCAATGATATTGATCTAGCTTTTCTACCGATCGGGGATAATCATACGATGGGTGCAGAAGATGCTTCAGTAGCGGCAGAATGGCTTCAAGCTAAACAGGTTGTGCCAATTCACTTCAATACATTTCCTTTTATTCAGCAGGATCCACATGCCTTTGTCTCACTCTTGCCAAATGGGGTAGGCAAGGTGCTCGAACCTGGAGAAGGGATTGAACTGTAG
- a CDS encoding FMN-dependent NADH-azoreductase yields the protein MSTLLYITAHPGNPEASYSLSAGEQFVQAYKENHPADEVVHVDLYQRNIPHIDADVLDAWGKLQTGGTFEELSAAQQQKVAQLNELLEEFVAADKYVFVTPMWNFSYPPVMKAYIDSFCVRAKTFKYTENGPVGLLENKKAFHIQASGGVYSAGPVADRENGNRHLQTVLNFVGITDVDHLFIEGVSTAGERAPQIKAEAIEKARKAAQNF from the coding sequence ATGTCAACACTACTATACATCACAGCTCACCCAGGTAACCCAGAAGCATCGTACAGCCTTTCAGCTGGCGAACAATTCGTACAAGCCTATAAAGAAAATCACCCAGCAGACGAGGTTGTGCATGTTGATCTGTACCAACGCAACATTCCTCATATCGATGCGGATGTGCTGGACGCGTGGGGCAAGCTGCAAACAGGTGGTACATTTGAGGAATTGAGTGCAGCTCAACAACAAAAAGTAGCTCAGTTAAATGAACTGCTTGAAGAGTTCGTGGCAGCAGACAAGTATGTATTCGTGACACCGATGTGGAACTTCTCATACCCTCCAGTAATGAAAGCGTACATCGATTCCTTCTGTGTTAGAGCCAAAACCTTCAAATATACTGAGAATGGTCCAGTTGGTCTGCTCGAAAACAAAAAAGCATTCCACATTCAAGCAAGTGGCGGCGTATATTCCGCAGGCCCTGTCGCTGATCGTGAGAATGGCAATCGTCACCTGCAAACGGTATTGAACTTTGTTGGTATAACAGATGTTGACCACTTATTTATTGAAGGTGTATCTACAGCTGGTGAACGCGCTCCACAGATCAAAGCAGAAGCTATCGAAAAAGCACGTAAAGCAGCGCAAAATTTCTAA
- a CDS encoding tautomerase family protein, with the protein MPLTRIVTLKGRSSEEKAQIGEIVLQTIVDKLHVPANDRFLIIEELDREHFSFDLTCLDIERTDGFLIVQITLNAGRSADVKKEFYAELAEQLHQQRDIRKEDVFINLIEVTKDNWSYGNGEAPFIV; encoded by the coding sequence ATGCCTTTAACTCGCATTGTAACTTTGAAGGGTCGCTCCAGTGAAGAGAAAGCACAAATTGGTGAGATCGTTCTGCAAACGATTGTAGATAAACTGCATGTACCTGCGAATGACCGTTTTCTGATTATTGAAGAACTGGATCGTGAACATTTCAGCTTCGATCTTACTTGCCTGGATATTGAGAGAACAGATGGATTCCTTATTGTACAGATCACGTTGAACGCTGGCCGTTCCGCTGATGTGAAGAAAGAATTCTATGCAGAATTAGCTGAACAATTGCATCAACAGCGTGACATCCGTAAAGAAGATGTGTTTATCAACCTGATTGAAGTCACCAAGGATAACTGGTCTTATGGCAATGGAGAAGCTCCATTCATCGTTTGA